In Streptomyces sp. NBC_00448, the following are encoded in one genomic region:
- a CDS encoding ABC transporter ATP-binding protein, with protein sequence MSSADRLLKTPAEPAAAQDAYLSVRDLRIHFDTDDGVVKSVDGLSFDLPRGRTLGIVGESGSGKSVTSLGIMGLHRTARARISGEVWLDGEELVGAPPDAVRRLRGRKMAMIFQDPLSAMHPYYSIGNQIVEAYRVHHQVPKKIAAQRAMEMLDRVGIPEPRKRFRDYPHQFSGGMRQRAMIAMALVNNPELLIADEPTTALDVTVQAQILDLIRDLQQEFGSAVIMITHDLGVVAEVADDLLVMYAGRVVERGTAEKLFGEPQHPYTWGLLGSMPRMDRERTDRLNPVKGSPPSLINVPTGCAFHPRCPYAELTGGASETEVPELREVAEGHLSACHLADEERARIWTEEIEPKL encoded by the coding sequence GTGAGTTCCGCCGACAGGCTGCTGAAAACGCCCGCAGAACCGGCCGCCGCCCAGGACGCCTACCTGTCCGTGCGCGACCTGCGCATCCACTTCGACACCGACGACGGCGTGGTGAAGTCGGTCGACGGCCTCAGCTTCGACCTGCCGCGCGGCCGTACCCTCGGCATCGTCGGCGAGTCCGGGTCGGGCAAGTCCGTCACGTCGCTGGGGATCATGGGCCTGCACCGCACCGCGCGGGCCAGGATCTCCGGTGAGGTCTGGCTCGACGGCGAGGAACTGGTCGGCGCCCCGCCGGACGCGGTACGCCGGCTGCGCGGCCGCAAGATGGCGATGATCTTCCAGGACCCGCTCTCGGCGATGCACCCGTACTACTCGATCGGCAACCAGATCGTCGAGGCGTACCGGGTGCACCACCAGGTGCCCAAGAAGATCGCGGCCCAGCGGGCCATGGAGATGCTGGACCGGGTCGGCATCCCCGAGCCGCGCAAGCGCTTCCGGGACTACCCGCACCAGTTCTCCGGCGGCATGCGCCAGCGCGCCATGATCGCGATGGCGCTGGTGAACAACCCCGAACTGCTCATCGCCGACGAGCCGACCACGGCGCTCGACGTCACCGTGCAGGCGCAGATCCTCGACCTGATCCGCGACCTGCAGCAGGAGTTCGGCTCCGCGGTCATCATGATCACCCACGACCTCGGGGTGGTCGCCGAGGTCGCCGACGACCTGCTGGTGATGTACGCCGGCCGGGTGGTCGAGCGCGGCACCGCGGAGAAGCTCTTCGGCGAGCCCCAACACCCCTACACCTGGGGCCTGCTGGGCTCGATGCCGCGAATGGACCGGGAGCGCACCGACCGGCTCAACCCGGTCAAGGGCTCGCCGCCCAGCCTGATCAACGTGCCGACCGGCTGCGCCTTCCACCCGCGCTGCCCGTACGCCGAGTTGACCGGCGGCGCCTCCGAGACCGAAGTGCCCGAGCTGCGCGAGGTGGCCGAGGGCCATCTGTCCGCCTGCCACCTCGCCGACGAGGAGCGGGCCAGGATCTGGACCGAGGAGATCGAGCCGAAGCTGTGA
- a CDS encoding ABC transporter ATP-binding protein — MKSQDAEAGKGRDETVAEKTSLDKGGPAAGAEPQPRTPAPRKPPGEPLLKVTGLTKHFPITKGLLRRQVGAVQAVDGIDFQVNAGETLGVVGESGCGKSTMGRLITRLLEPTGGTVEFDGRDITHLSTGAMRPLRRDVQMIFQDPYSSLNPRHTIGTIVGTPFRLQKVATENGVKKEVQGLLELVGLSPEHYNRYPHEFSGGQRQRIGIARALALRPKLVVADEPVSALDVSIQAQVVNLLDDLQSELGLTYVIIAHDLSVIRHVSDRIAVMYLGKVVELADRETLYRTPFHPYTTALLSAVPVPDPKRRNRPTVKPAVAADGAEGTEVAAASGTEGSAAEGSTAGTGAAPVSSNGRILLTGDVPSPISPPSGCRFHTRCWKATDVCRDEQPPLVELAPGHQVACHHPENAADQRPEPATR, encoded by the coding sequence GTGAAGAGCCAGGACGCAGAAGCCGGGAAGGGCCGGGACGAGACCGTGGCGGAGAAGACCTCGCTGGACAAGGGCGGTCCGGCCGCCGGCGCCGAGCCGCAGCCGCGTACCCCCGCGCCGCGCAAGCCGCCGGGGGAACCGCTGCTGAAGGTCACCGGGCTGACCAAGCACTTCCCGATCACCAAGGGCCTGCTGCGCCGCCAGGTCGGCGCGGTCCAGGCGGTCGACGGCATCGACTTCCAGGTCAACGCCGGCGAGACGCTGGGCGTGGTCGGCGAGTCCGGCTGCGGCAAGTCCACCATGGGCCGGCTGATCACCCGGCTGCTGGAACCGACCGGCGGCACGGTCGAGTTCGACGGCCGCGACATCACGCACCTGAGCACCGGCGCGATGCGCCCGCTGCGCCGCGACGTGCAGATGATCTTCCAGGACCCGTACTCGTCGCTGAACCCGCGGCACACCATCGGCACCATCGTCGGCACGCCGTTCCGGCTGCAGAAGGTCGCCACCGAGAACGGGGTGAAGAAAGAGGTCCAGGGGCTGCTGGAGCTGGTGGGCCTGAGCCCCGAGCACTACAACCGCTACCCGCACGAGTTCTCCGGCGGGCAGCGGCAGCGGATCGGGATCGCCCGGGCGCTGGCGCTGCGCCCGAAGCTGGTGGTCGCCGACGAGCCGGTCTCGGCGCTGGACGTGTCCATCCAGGCGCAGGTGGTCAACCTGCTGGACGACCTGCAGTCCGAACTGGGCCTGACCTACGTGATCATCGCGCACGACCTGTCGGTGATCCGGCACGTCTCGGACCGGATCGCGGTGATGTACCTCGGCAAGGTCGTGGAGCTGGCCGACCGCGAGACGCTCTACCGCACGCCGTTCCACCCGTACACCACCGCGCTGCTGTCGGCGGTGCCGGTGCCGGACCCGAAGCGGCGCAACCGGCCTACGGTGAAGCCGGCGGTGGCCGCGGACGGTGCCGAGGGCACCGAGGTCGCGGCGGCGAGCGGCACCGAGGGCTCGGCGGCCGAGGGGAGCACGGCGGGTACGGGGGCCGCGCCGGTCAGCAGCAACGGCCGCATCCTGCTCACCGGCGACGTGCCGTCACCGATCTCGCCGCCGTCCGGCTGCCGCTTCCACACCCGCTGCTGGAAGGCGACCGACGTGTGCCGGGACGAGCAGCCGCCGCTGGTGGAGCTGG